The genomic stretch CTAAGGAAGGAGGATTATTTATGATGATTGTAGGATTACTCATAATATTACTTGGATGGGTATTACTTGAATATTCAGGTATTGAAAGAGAgtcataataatttgaatttgaatttgaatttgaactTTCGCTTGCACTTATTGTATTGGGGTTTGCGTtagtatttgtatttaaatttgtgTTGTTGTTTGAATTTGCATTTGTGATTGCATCAGTGGTAGTTAtcattgaattattattattcttgttgttgttgttaaaTTGAGGATTTGAGTTTGTATGGgttaaattaatatgaGAAGACGAttgtaattttatattatttaaaagagaATTTGGAGTAGTTGGATCATAAGATTTTGGattgaagaaatttaaattgtttaGATTGTTATGAAGATTATGTAAATTATTCCCCTTGTTCactctattattattttgaaattggtTTTGATTTATTGATTGATAATTATGGATGCCACCATAACCATTGTTATTCTTGTTGTtactgttattattgttatgatgtgaatttgaattggaGTTCCCATGATTATTTGCAAATagagatttatttttatttttatatctcGGAGGGTATGAACTAATGGTTAATGGAGAATCATTTTTCATATGATGATTATGAATACcatgaatattttgattatgaGAAGTATAAGAGACTTGATTGTTCAACAGTGTAGATGCATTAAAGGGATGTAAATTGTCCAAATCTGTGGAATGTAAAATTGGTGAtacattattatataatggTTCTGTTGCCACAGTTGGtgattttatatttgttaatgaatttgattGAGAAAATggattcaaattattatgatcatttaaattgatTGCTGTTTGTAAAGATATATCGTTGTTGttgattgaatttgaagtaTTTGCAGAaagtaaatataaatttttatcaatacTGCCTGTTTCATCCAACATTGACAGTGGTATACCATTAatcattttaatttgtttataaTCTGgatctatatttttttccaagaTAACTGGTGGGAAAGATTCTAATGGTTTTGAAATAGTACTATGTACTGGGGTAGTTGTATCATAATTCAATTCTCTTTCAATCTTATCTAGAGCCAATTTTGTAGGGATCAATTTTGTTATAGTGGTACCATTGGGAGAAGTTGTTGTCACATTTTCGAAATTCTCCTTTGTAATTTGATTATACAGAGGTAAtggaaataattttttagaatttaataaattttcagtatctgaattttgatttgaatttgttgaatttttttctgatttcttcaaattctgTCTTCTTCTTGCCTCATGAATACACCAAACTAAATCATAGAAGAGAGACCCAGTAAGATGTGATCTCATCTTTGATAttatgaatttattattttccaagaaAATTTCTGGAAAAGTTATTAAGacaaaattcaatttttctaataaactTGCAGTACGagaaatatcattttcaattaattttttccaatcatttaattgattacGATATAATCTATGGATAGTCACTATTGATTGTCTAatagaattgaaatatttggtTGATAAATATGGGGAGAATTgtaatttgaaaagaatCATGGAAGCATATGAAGCAGATTGCCTGATATAGATTGGCAATTCAATAAGAGGGTATGATTTGATCAAGTTTGTTAAATTCGTTACTATCTCTGTGGAAGAATGATATGCTATAAGAATGAATTTTGATTGTAAGTTTAAAGAAGTTTCAGGTAGAAATGCAAACCCACAAATGATTAATTTTGTATAAGAGGAATAAATTTTCACGATTAAGTGAGATTGATCTTGGAAAGATTCGCAAAGAGTATCGAATTCATCTAAGGCTCCTTTTAAGATGAGATCTCTCTTTTGATAAAGTAACAGGCCATCTGGAACATCTTTATTTTGACCTAATCtcttaaataatttcaactGGAATTTGGCCAACTCTAGCAAAC from Henningerozyma blattae CBS 6284 chromosome 4, complete genome encodes the following:
- the SEF1 gene encoding Sef1p (similar to Saccharomyces cerevisiae SEF1 (YBL066C); ancestral locus Anc_7.389), with protein sequence MAVPPAPHAALHTPHDDALPAATNHRPVTSCTHCRQQKIRCNALQKQPQPCTRCAKLNLKCNIDPNFKPKKGSQLKSLKDEIDHLKRALKAKTDLLDSAGVITQLLHYNPDSDSKSNSTTTATNAEAACASAIFKINDFQIGFTAASELLSIFNSRFLPFLPILEPVHNPVQLYLQSKLLFWSIILVASLHSGNATNYLKLSGLVRLLINKICWLRTPRSTHISQALLILANWPLPNQKILDDSSYRYVSLSRTLSLQLGLHRGGQFISEFSRSQVKLKNPEYWRSITWKSIFFQDLLWSSILGLPPSVDLDYLILQDTKSCDDQDDINGKRFNCLLELAKFQLKLFKRLGQNKDVPDGLLLYQKRDLILKGALDEFDTLCESFQDQSHLIVKIYSSYTKLIICGFAFLPETSLNLQSKFILIAYHSSTEIVTNLTNLIKSYPLIELPIYIRQSASYASMILFKLQFSPYLSTKYFNSIRQSIVTIHRLYRNQLNDWKKLIENDISRTASLLEKLNFVLITFPEIFLENNKFIISKMRSHLTGSLFYDLVWCIHEARRRQNLKKSEKNSTNSNQNSDTENLLNSKKLFPLPLYNQITKENFENVTTTSPNGTTITKLIPTKLALDKIERELNYDTTTPVHSTISKPLESFPPVILEKNIDPDYKQIKMINGIPLSMLDETGSIDKNLYLLSANTSNSINNNDISLQTAINLNDHNNLNPFSQSNSLTNIKSPTVATEPLYNNVSPILHSTDLDNLHPFNASTLLNNQVSYTSHNQNIHGIHNHHMKNDSPLTISSYPPRYKNKNKSLFANNHGNSNSNSHHNNNNSNNKNNNGYGGIHNYQSINQNQFQNNNRVNKGNNLHNLHNNLNNLNFFNPKSYDPTTPNSLLNNIKLQSSSHINLTHTNSNPQFNNNNKNNNNSMITTTDAITNANSNNNTNLNTNTNANPNTISASESSNSNSNSNYYDSLSIPEYSSNTHPSNIMSNPTIIINNPPSLESNLLNSSNPLLNNSTNPNPQSDSNPPTDPNPNNDSNIITSNMNNPSELDIFFQQQSAGWIEAGFNSDDFLGYFDVDMNPEF